A genomic window from Cupriavidus basilensis includes:
- a CDS encoding response regulator yields MTFNPQDRNLSVFHHPILTVLVDDSKSFIDSLAFQMDPSRPVVTFTDPREALQWIRETYTTRSTGFLPVRVTHDDLTFLTERRTVQLDIDRIYRQIHDYNRFVQPGVIVVDYSMPQMNGLEFCQALQDLPCKTILLTGTADEGIAVQGFNHGLIDRYVKKHDSNMVERLDQEIDALQQQYFATLSRTLRDLLTRHSFSFLSDPAICERVRQVTARYGFVEYYLYPNPAGILMLTAQGQATLMVIETRAGLINQVESAEAYDAPAALIEGLREGRIVPFFWPGNGMYTPACIDWEQYCLPAERCEGREDYFYALFDLPRHLLQEPVVSFQGFLDDFARHPERVTGRAAR; encoded by the coding sequence ATGACATTCAACCCCCAGGACAGGAATCTGTCGGTCTTCCATCACCCGATCCTCACGGTGCTCGTCGACGACAGTAAATCGTTCATCGACAGCCTGGCGTTCCAGATGGATCCGTCGCGCCCGGTGGTGACCTTCACCGACCCCCGCGAAGCCCTGCAATGGATCCGCGAGACCTACACCACACGCTCGACCGGCTTCCTGCCCGTGCGGGTCACGCACGACGACCTGACCTTCCTGACCGAGCGGCGCACCGTGCAGCTCGATATCGACCGCATCTACCGGCAAATCCACGACTACAACCGCTTTGTGCAGCCGGGCGTGATCGTGGTCGATTATTCGATGCCGCAGATGAACGGACTGGAGTTCTGCCAGGCCCTGCAGGACCTGCCGTGCAAGACCATCCTGCTGACCGGCACCGCCGACGAAGGCATTGCCGTGCAGGGCTTCAACCACGGGCTGATCGACCGCTACGTGAAGAAGCACGACAGCAATATGGTCGAGCGGCTGGACCAGGAGATCGACGCACTCCAGCAGCAGTATTTCGCCACCCTGTCGCGCACGCTGCGCGATCTGCTGACGCGCCACTCGTTTTCCTTCCTGTCGGACCCGGCGATCTGCGAGCGGGTGCGCCAGGTCACCGCGCGTTACGGCTTTGTCGAGTACTACCTCTACCCCAACCCGGCCGGCATCCTGATGCTGACGGCGCAGGGCCAGGCCACGCTGATGGTGATCGAGACACGCGCCGGCCTGATCAACCAGGTGGAATCTGCGGAAGCTTACGATGCGCCGGCGGCCCTGATCGAGGGACTGCGCGAGGGCCGCATCGTGCCTTTCTTCTGGCCAGGCAACGGCATGTACACGCCGGCCTGCATCGACTGGGAGCAATATTGCCTGCCGGCCGAGCGCTGCGAAGGGCGCGAGGATTATTTCTACGCGCTGTTCGACCTGCCGCGCCATCTACTGCAGGAGCCGGTGGTCAGCTTCCAGGGTTTCCTGGACGATTTTGCCCGTCACCCCGAGCGGGTCACCGGGCGCGCAGCGCGCTAA
- a CDS encoding THUMP domain-containing class I SAM-dependent RNA methyltransferase, with product MSQAFFASCPRGLESALAEELHEIAARPGLARLAPIQVHREMPGGVTFSGEMAAAYAVNLHSRIASRVLMRVANRGYRREDDIYDLVRAQRWDHWFTPDETLRVDVTSHRSPLQSLNFIALRIKDGVCDAMRERSGERPSVDTVNPDVRIYAHLTEHDCTLYLDTSGDPLFKRGWRLEKGEAPLKENLAAGILRLAGWVPGQTERPFYDPMCGSGTFLVEAAQVALGLAPGANRSFGFERLKGADNKTWNALKAAARDDEEAARKRVASEPLELAGSDISTDMLSMSQANWERAGLPGEVRLKQVDARFAQPPFAAPGLMLMNPPYGERIAVRGERRRPMDEAPVDEIDDEAANQFASAFATTLKQHFAGWQAWVFTGDLTLPRRLRLKESRRTPLYNGNIECRLFRFDMVRGGNRNAPAQPSA from the coding sequence ATGTCCCAAGCCTTTTTTGCCTCCTGCCCGCGCGGCCTCGAGAGCGCACTTGCCGAAGAGTTGCACGAGATCGCAGCCCGGCCCGGCCTGGCCAGGCTCGCCCCCATCCAGGTCCATCGCGAAATGCCCGGTGGCGTCACTTTCTCGGGCGAGATGGCCGCGGCCTATGCAGTCAACCTGCACTCGCGCATTGCCAGCCGGGTGCTGATGCGGGTTGCCAACCGCGGCTACCGGCGCGAAGACGACATCTATGACCTGGTCCGCGCCCAGCGCTGGGATCATTGGTTCACGCCGGATGAGACGCTGCGGGTGGACGTCACGTCGCATCGCTCGCCGCTGCAGAGCCTGAATTTCATTGCCCTGCGTATCAAGGACGGGGTTTGCGACGCCATGCGCGAGCGCTCGGGCGAGCGGCCCAGCGTCGATACCGTGAATCCGGATGTGCGGATTTATGCTCACTTGACCGAGCACGATTGCACGCTCTACCTCGACACCTCGGGCGATCCGCTGTTCAAGCGGGGCTGGCGCCTGGAGAAGGGAGAGGCGCCGCTAAAGGAAAACCTGGCCGCTGGCATCCTGCGCCTGGCCGGATGGGTGCCAGGCCAGACCGAACGCCCGTTCTACGATCCGATGTGCGGCAGCGGCACCTTCCTGGTGGAAGCTGCCCAGGTGGCCCTTGGCTTGGCTCCTGGCGCGAATCGCAGCTTTGGCTTCGAGCGCCTGAAAGGCGCCGACAACAAGACGTGGAATGCGCTGAAGGCGGCTGCGCGGGATGACGAGGAGGCCGCGCGCAAGCGCGTCGCGTCCGAGCCCCTGGAACTCGCTGGCAGCGATATTTCCACCGACATGCTGTCGATGTCGCAAGCCAACTGGGAACGCGCGGGCTTGCCCGGCGAAGTGCGGTTGAAGCAGGTGGATGCGCGCTTTGCGCAGCCGCCGTTCGCGGCCCCCGGCCTGATGTTGATGAACCCGCCGTATGGTGAGCGGATTGCCGTGCGGGGTGAACGCCGGCGGCCGATGGACGAAGCACCGGTCGACGAGATCGATGACGAGGCCGCCAATCAGTTCGCCAGCGCCTTTGCCACCACGCTCAAGCAGCATTTCGCGGGCTGGCAGGCATGGGTGTTCACTGGCGACCTGACGCTGCCGCGCCGCCTGCGGCTCAAGGAGTCGCGCCGCACGCCGCTGTACAACGGCAATATCGAGTGCCGGCTGTTCCGTTTCGACATGGTGCGAGGCGGCAACCGCAACGCCCCCGCGCAGCCTTCGGCCTGA
- a CDS encoding 2-hydroxychromene-2-carboxylate isomerase produces MSKQVDYYLTPQSPFVYLGHERFTAIAAKHGVQVNLKPCDLGRVFSVSGGLPLAQRPPQRQAYRLVELARWSEFLGLPLNPQPTFFPVSGDAASKLVIAVQLAHGTARAMELIGAIGRALWAEQRNIADAATLAQLADSIGLEGAALLKASDAQAVQAAYTQHTQDAVSVGAFGAPWYVYDGQPFWGQDRLDFLDRALAAG; encoded by the coding sequence ATGAGCAAGCAGGTCGACTACTATCTCACCCCGCAATCGCCTTTCGTCTACCTTGGCCACGAACGCTTCACCGCGATTGCGGCCAAGCATGGCGTGCAAGTCAATCTCAAGCCCTGCGACCTGGGCCGCGTGTTCTCTGTTTCGGGTGGCTTGCCGCTGGCGCAGCGTCCGCCGCAGCGCCAGGCCTACCGCCTGGTCGAACTGGCACGCTGGAGCGAGTTTCTCGGCCTGCCGCTGAACCCGCAGCCGACCTTTTTTCCGGTCTCCGGCGACGCCGCCAGCAAGCTGGTCATCGCTGTCCAACTGGCCCATGGCACCGCCCGCGCGATGGAGCTGATCGGCGCCATTGGCCGCGCCCTGTGGGCCGAGCAACGCAATATCGCCGACGCCGCCACGCTGGCGCAGCTGGCCGACAGCATCGGCCTGGAAGGCGCGGCGCTGCTCAAGGCGAGTGACGCGCAGGCTGTCCAGGCCGCCTATACGCAGCATACCCAGGATGCGGTTTCCGTCGGCGCGTTCGGCGCGCCGTGGTACGTCTATGACGGCCAGCCTTTCTGGGGCCAGGACCGCCTGGACTTCCTCGATCGCGCCCTCGCGGCGGGCTGA